Proteins from one Pygocentrus nattereri isolate fPygNat1 chromosome 16, fPygNat1.pri, whole genome shotgun sequence genomic window:
- the LOC108415649 gene encoding proteinase-activated receptor 2-like, translated as MKHTLLWLHLLISLLCVNVSVQGYSASTEVRGFIGEETAEGVKVSSAALNVLNSSLTTVFLPLVYIFIFIVGLPTNAMALWVFLFRTKKKHPASILMANLALADLLFIVWLPLKITYHFKGNDWTFGAPLCKVLVGFFYGNMYCSAIFIACISVQRYWAIVHPLSQQKRNNRAAVCVSVCVWVVVWVLTIPLYMYDQTVKVTNIGILTCHDVTRPSQSHIPVGYFLTMGIVGYVVPCAVCITAYTLTFRSLKTSMTDATISKKRKKAVVLIIIVLVMFLVCFTPSNIMLMVHYSLLAARIQNNGYGFYIITLCLSSLNSCLDPFVYYFISEEFRDHVKNTLLCRSERTARRMKVSFSALKFSKKSNTDSTRTQSTTYTSDSAHTQSSTC; from the coding sequence GTTACAGTGCATCCACTGAGGTCCGAGGGTTCATTGGTGAGGAGACTGCAGAAGGTGTAAAGGTGTCCTCCGCTGCTCTGAATGTTCTGAACAGCAGCCTCACCACAGTCTTCCTCCCTCTCGTTtacatcttcatcttcattgtGGGGTTGCCCACCAACGCCATGGCCCTCTGGGTGTTCCTCTTCAGGACCAAGAAGAAGCATCCAGCGTCCATCCTAATGGCCAATCTAGCGCTGGCTGACCTGCTCTTCATCGTGTGGCTCCCACTGAAGATCACCTACCACTTCAAAGGCAATGACTGGACCTTCGGGGCGCCGCTGTGTAAAGTCCTAGTGGGGTTTTTCTATGGGAATATGTACTGCTCCGCTATCTTCATAGCCTGCATCAGCGTCCAGCGCTACTGGGCGATTGTCCACCCACTTTCTCAGCAAAAAAGGAACAATCGGGCAGcagtctgtgtctctgtttgtgtgtgggttGTAGTCTGGGTCCTCACCATACCGCTCTACATGTATGACCAGACCGTTAAAGTCACCAATATTGGCATCCTCACCTGCCATGATGTCACTCGCCCCAGCCAGTCACACATCCCTGTTGGATATTTCCTGACCATGGGCATTGTGGGATATGTAGTTCCCTGTGCGGTCTGTATCACAGCATATACCCTGACATTTCGCTCACTCAAGACCTCCATGACTGATGCCACCATCAGTAAAAAGAGGAAGAAGGCTGTTGTCCTCATCATCATTGTGCTGGTGATGTTCCTGGTCTGCTTCACTCCCAGTAACATCATGCTGATGGTGCATTACTCTCTGCTGGCTGCCAGGATTCAGAACAACGGCTATGGCTTCTACATCATCACGCTGTGCTTGTCCAGCTTAAACAGCTGCCTGGACCCATTCGTGTACTACTTCATCTCGGAGGAGTTCAGAGATCATGTGAAGAACACACTCCTGTGCCGTAGTGAACGTACAGCCAGACGGATGAAGGTTTCTTTCAGTGCACTGAAATTCTCAAAGAAGAGCAACACTGACTCCACCCGCACTCAGAGCACCACCTACACCTCAGACTCCGCCCACACTCAGAGCAGCACCTGCTGA